A genomic stretch from Streptomyces sp. QL37 includes:
- a CDS encoding aminotransferase class V-fold PLP-dependent enzyme yields MPTDPALPDGRPAAEVLAELRALRRADAPTRGGRTFAYVYDAGLDGLDELAAEAYTAFATVNGLDPTVFPSVARLENDVVGAVAALLGAPGAQGTFTSGGTESILLAVKTARDHARTVRGITGPELVLPSTAHAAFHKAAAYLGLAPVVVPVDPVTFRADATAMAAALTDRTALVVASAPSYAHGVVDPVAEIAAAAAARGVLCHVDACIGGWILPYLRRAGREVEPFDLSVPGVTSLSVDLHKYAYADKGASVVLHRDAELRRHQYFAHAGWPGYPVVNPTVQGTKSAGLLAQAWAVLRHVGEEGYTALAGRVAEASDRLLAGLRASEGVQVLGEPAAGLVAFTVARDSGGVPDLSLLLHLADEMRELGWYLQPQLSFDGLPPNLHLTLTPATVGQVDALLDDLGAALAKARALEPVTVDPGLAGLAAGLDPQALGPDEVAAVLAFAGLGEGAGLPGRMAPVLVLLDALPGPLKERLLSEFIGSVFHI; encoded by the coding sequence GTGCCGACTGATCCCGCCCTGCCCGACGGCCGCCCCGCCGCCGAGGTGCTCGCCGAGCTGCGCGCCCTGCGCCGGGCGGACGCGCCCACCCGTGGGGGCCGCACCTTCGCCTACGTCTACGACGCGGGCCTCGACGGCCTCGACGAACTGGCCGCCGAGGCGTACACCGCGTTCGCGACGGTCAACGGACTCGACCCCACGGTCTTCCCGAGCGTGGCCCGTCTGGAGAACGACGTGGTCGGCGCGGTCGCCGCCCTGCTCGGCGCCCCCGGCGCCCAGGGGACGTTCACCAGCGGCGGCACGGAGAGCATCCTGCTCGCCGTCAAGACCGCCCGCGACCACGCCCGGACGGTACGCGGGATCACCGGACCCGAGCTGGTGCTGCCGTCCACCGCCCACGCCGCGTTCCACAAGGCCGCCGCCTACCTGGGGCTGGCGCCGGTCGTCGTACCCGTCGACCCCGTCACCTTCCGCGCCGACGCGACCGCCATGGCCGCCGCCCTGACCGACCGCACCGCGCTGGTCGTCGCCTCCGCGCCCTCGTACGCCCACGGGGTCGTCGACCCGGTCGCCGAGATCGCCGCGGCGGCCGCCGCACGCGGGGTGCTCTGCCACGTCGACGCCTGCATCGGCGGCTGGATCCTGCCCTATCTGCGGCGGGCCGGGCGCGAGGTGGAGCCCTTCGACCTCTCCGTGCCCGGCGTCACCTCGCTCTCGGTCGACCTGCACAAGTACGCGTACGCCGACAAGGGCGCCTCCGTGGTCCTCCACCGCGACGCCGAGCTCCGCCGCCACCAGTACTTCGCGCACGCCGGCTGGCCCGGTTACCCGGTCGTCAACCCGACCGTGCAGGGCACCAAGTCCGCCGGGCTGCTGGCGCAGGCCTGGGCGGTCCTCCGACACGTGGGCGAGGAGGGCTACACCGCGCTCGCGGGCCGGGTCGCCGAGGCGTCGGACCGGCTGCTCGCGGGGCTGCGGGCGAGCGAGGGTGTACAGGTGCTCGGTGAACCCGCCGCCGGGCTCGTCGCGTTCACCGTCGCCCGGGACAGCGGCGGCGTCCCCGATCTGAGCCTGCTCCTCCATCTCGCCGACGAGATGCGCGAGCTCGGCTGGTACCTCCAGCCGCAGCTCTCCTTCGACGGCCTCCCGCCCAACCTCCACCTCACCCTCACCCCGGCGACGGTCGGCCAGGTCGACGCCCTGCTCGACGACCTCGGGGCCGCCCTGGCGAAGGCCCGCGCCCTGGAACCGGTGACGGTGGATCCGGGACTCGCCGGACTCGCGGCCGGGCTGGACCCGCAGGCGCTCGGACCGGACGAGGTCGCGGCCGTGCTCGCCTTCGCCGGTCTCGGCGAGGGCGCGGGGCTGCCCGGCCGGATGGCACCCGTACTCGTCCTGCTGGACGCGCTGCCGGGGCCCCTCAAGGAACGGCTGCTCTCGGAGTTCATCGGCTCCGTCTTCCACATCTGA
- a CDS encoding MFS transporter, with translation MPAAGSDHPAAPLLPRTVRIGYGLGSLCTGTFATVPGLILLYYLTNVLAVPAAVAGAAVFLPKAWDVLINPLVGALSDRSRLRGGPRRPFLLIGACTLPPLFALIFAAPPLRGAPAAGYVAVLFLLAATAYAVFQVPYVTMPAEMTEDPHERGRVLGWRVGFLGVAILLSGALAPAIAHADGDTPESYRLMGLVVAVLLALGMFGAWAATRRAPAVARSEAEPTLRAQLAAARSSAPFLHLAGMWTLQALAIGVMLAGVQYFATYTLGSASAITPLFACLIGPLVLFMPLWNRLARRRGVTCAQWCASLLYTAGAVLLAFTGVAGPAVGYAAVVLVGIAYAGLQLLPLTMLADTLAADAVTTGRRRAATFTGLWTAAETLAFALGAGVFALVLAVTGFRSSDAAHQVDQPEAALTGITAGMSVLPAVLAAASLLLLHRYGAAPAASRPLQEEPARAD, from the coding sequence ATGCCAGCTGCCGGTTCGGATCACCCCGCGGCCCCGCTCCTGCCGCGCACCGTGCGGATCGGCTACGGCCTCGGCTCCCTGTGCACCGGCACCTTCGCCACCGTGCCCGGCCTGATCCTGCTCTACTACCTCACCAACGTCCTCGCCGTGCCCGCCGCCGTCGCGGGCGCCGCCGTCTTCCTGCCCAAGGCCTGGGACGTCCTCATCAATCCGCTGGTAGGCGCTCTCTCCGACCGCAGTCGGCTGCGCGGGGGGCCGCGCAGGCCGTTCCTGCTGATCGGCGCCTGCACCCTGCCGCCGCTCTTCGCGCTGATCTTCGCCGCGCCGCCGCTGCGGGGTGCCCCGGCAGCCGGTTACGTCGCCGTGCTGTTCCTGCTCGCCGCCACCGCGTACGCCGTCTTCCAGGTGCCGTACGTGACGATGCCCGCCGAGATGACCGAGGACCCGCACGAACGCGGCCGCGTCCTCGGCTGGCGCGTGGGGTTCCTCGGCGTCGCCATCCTGCTCTCCGGGGCGCTGGCCCCCGCGATCGCGCACGCCGACGGCGACACGCCCGAGAGCTACCGGCTCATGGGCCTCGTCGTCGCCGTGCTGCTCGCCCTCGGCATGTTCGGGGCGTGGGCCGCCACCCGCCGCGCCCCCGCGGTCGCCCGCAGCGAGGCCGAACCCACCCTCCGGGCCCAGCTCGCCGCCGCCCGCTCCAGCGCGCCGTTCCTCCACCTGGCCGGGATGTGGACGCTCCAGGCGCTCGCGATCGGCGTGATGCTCGCCGGCGTCCAGTACTTCGCGACGTACACCCTCGGCTCGGCGTCCGCGATCACCCCGCTGTTCGCCTGCCTGATCGGCCCGCTGGTCCTCTTCATGCCGCTGTGGAACCGGCTGGCCCGCCGCAGGGGCGTGACGTGCGCCCAGTGGTGCGCGTCGCTGCTCTACACGGCGGGGGCGGTGCTCCTCGCCTTCACCGGCGTCGCGGGCCCCGCCGTCGGCTACGCGGCGGTCGTCCTCGTCGGGATCGCCTACGCCGGGCTGCAGTTGCTGCCCCTGACGATGCTGGCGGACACCCTGGCCGCCGACGCCGTGACCACCGGCAGACGCAGGGCGGCGACCTTCACGGGACTGTGGACGGCGGCCGAGACCCTCGCCTTCGCCCTGGGCGCCGGGGTGTTCGCCCTCGTCCTGGCCGTCACCGGCTTCCGTTCCTCCGACGCCGCGCACCAGGTGGACCAGCCGGAGGCGGCACTGACCGGGATCACCGCCGGGATGAGCGTGTTGCCCGCCGTGCTCGCCGCCGCGAGCCTCCTGCTGCTGCACCGCTACGGCGCGGCCCCCGCCGCGTCCCGCCCCCTCCAGGAAGAGCCCGCCCGTGCCGACTGA
- a CDS encoding DUF3253 domain-containing protein, translating to MADTGRRTDRRLEQAILELLERRGPTATICPSDAARAVYEGDGDGWRALMEPARRAARRLVTAGEVEITQGGRPVDPDDARGPVRIRRAG from the coding sequence GTGGCGGACACCGGACGGCGGACGGACCGGCGCTTGGAGCAGGCCATCCTGGAGCTGCTCGAGCGCCGTGGTCCGACCGCGACGATCTGCCCCTCCGATGCCGCGCGGGCGGTGTACGAAGGGGACGGGGACGGCTGGCGCGCCCTCATGGAGCCGGCCCGCCGCGCCGCCCGGCGGCTGGTCACGGCCGGCGAGGTGGAGATCACCCAGGGCGGCCGCCCCGTCGATCCGGACGACGCCCGCGGCCCGGTCCGTATCCGCCGCGCCGGCTGA